A stretch of DNA from Planococcus antarcticus DSM 14505:
CCGATCAAAACCGGCATTTGAATCAACACAGGCAAACAACCTGCCATCGGGTTGACGCCTTTTTCCTGGAACAGCGCCATCATTTCTTTTTGGTATTTCTGCTGAGTGACAGCGTCTTTCGACTTGTACTGTTCTTTCAGTTTCACAAGTTCAGGTTGTACTTCCTGCATACGTTTTGAACTTTTCGTCTGTTTAATCATCAATGGCAACATTACCAACCGGATAATAATCGTAACAGCGATAATACCGAAACCATAAGTTCCAAGTAAATCCTTGAAGAACGTGATAGTTGATACCAATGGCCAAACGATAAATTCATTCCAAAATCCTTCACTCTGGTCACTAATCGGCTGGTCAAACTCCGTACAGCCGGAAAGCAGCAACGTTACTGCAATCAGTGAAATAAGCAAAACTAATTTCTTATTCACCCTTCTTCCCCCAAACTAATTTCAATTACTTCCATAATAACATCTATTCTGTATAGTCTTCTACTTTCTTGGCAATGCGCGTGCAATCTTCAATACA
This window harbors:
- the yidC gene encoding membrane protein insertase YidC; this encodes MNKKLVLLISLIAVTLLLSGCTEFDQPISDQSEGFWNEFIVWPLVSTITFFKDLLGTYGFGIIAVTIIIRLVMLPLMIKQTKSSKRMQEVQPELVKLKEQYKSKDAVTQQKYQKEMMALFQEKGVNPMAGCLPVLIQMPVLIGFYHAISRMNSTPEIDLGAFFIFPLAEPSIILAVIAGLMQFVVLRTGPAMDNPQMKIMMYFMPVMIIGFGIVLPSALTLYWVIGNIISLIQNLAIYRPWEKKDVQQPVKMKAGGAKK